A stretch of Vigna angularis cultivar LongXiaoDou No.4 chromosome 4, ASM1680809v1, whole genome shotgun sequence DNA encodes these proteins:
- the LOC108341296 gene encoding uncharacterized protein LOC108341296, producing the protein MVGVFRRSLSFPNKNPNRPSQKPHISHHIRSISLPCRSHPLISEIRDEINGLRSWASTSKAQQQSCTTLSRGLTLLKDTHETLQHILNLPQTLESLRNHPLWFHNLLEDFLRFVDAFGIFQTSVMTLKEEHSSAQMAIRKRDDSKVVAYVKAKNKISREIEKIVSVLRRVSLAQHQQHCTQQAPTSLVDAELRHVIADVMSVTVSVSVALFNGMAASFAPRRLSWAQMVKLSRKGGRVKKDREELRERDVVEMESLRNLKKKGDEEVRLVLKKMRDLDECISAIENDTEKVLRALINSRVALLNLLTLTQ; encoded by the coding sequence atggtAGGCGTTTTCCGGCGCTCCCTCTCCTTCCCAAACAAAAATCCGAACCGTCCATCACAAAAACCCCACATATCCCACCACATCAGGTCCATCAGTCTTCCCTGCAGATCCCACCCTCTGATCTCCGAGATCAGGGACGAGATCAACGGCCTCAGATCGTGGGCCTCCACTTCCAAAGCCCAACAACAAAGTTGCACGACCCTTTCTCGGGGCTTGACCCTTCTCAAGGACACCCACGAGACCCTTCAACACATACTCAACCTCCCCCAGACTCTAGAATCCCTCCGAAACCATCCTCTCTGGTTCCACAACCTTCTAGAAGATTTCCTCCGCTTCGTCGACGCCTTCGGAATCTTCCAAACATCCGTCATGACTCTCAAGGAAGAGCACTCCTCCGCCCAGATGGCCATAAGAAAACGCGACGACTCCAAGGTGGTCGCCTACGTAAAAGCCAAGAATAAAATCTCCAGAGAAATTGAAAAGATCGTGTCTGTTCTCCGACGTGTCAGTCTTGCCCAACAccaacaacattgcacgcagcAGGCTCCAACGTCCCTCGTGGACGCCGAACTGAGACACGTCATCGCGGATGTTATGTCCGTGACGGTGTCCGTTTCCGTTGCGCTGTTCAACGGGATGGCAGCGTCGTTCGCGCCTCGAAGGTTGTCGTGGGCGCAAATGGTGAAGCTGTCGAGAAAGGGTGGGAGGGTGAAGAAAGATCGTGAAGAGCTTCGAGAACGGGATGTGGTGGAAATGGAAAGTCTTCGGAATCTGAAGAAGAAAGGCGATGAAGAAGTGAGATTGGTTTTGAAGAAAATGCGGGATTTGGATGAATGTATTTCCGCCATTGAAAACGATACCGAGAAAGTGTTGAGGGCTTTGATAAACTCTCGTGTCGCTCTGCTCAACCTTCTTACTCTTACACAGTAG
- the LOC108341306 gene encoding pentatricopeptide repeat-containing protein At2g06000: MGSIRMAEAWFVKIACTIFVRSSSVDPFLGYFSKHLTPSLVYEVVNKLHIPNLGFKFVEFSRHELHMSHSYLTYNLLLRSLCGSNLHSAAKLVYDWMRCDGQIPDNWLLGFLVSSYAVVGRLDISKELLADVQCNCNVGVNAAVYNDLFNVMIRQNKVLDAVFLFRELIRLRYKPVTYTINILMRGLCRAGEISEAFKLLEDIRSFGCLPDLITYNTLIHGLCRISEVDRARSLLKEICLNGEFDPDVVSYTTIIGGYCKLGMMGEGTLLFDEMIRSGAVPNTFTFNALIDGFGKLGDMASAQALCGKMLLNGCPPDVATFTSLINGYFRVGKVHQAMDMWHKMNDKNICASLYTYSVLVSGLCNNNRLHEARDILGLLNGKDIVPQPFIYNPVIDGYCKSGNVDEANKVVAEMEMNRCKPDKLTYTILIIGHCMKGRMLEAISIFDKMLAVGCAPDEIAVNNLRSCLLKVGMAREAARVKEVIGQNLPCSTISLKKSYNKSTHADVPVAVIEVLLQTSG, from the coding sequence ATGGGTTCGATCAGAATGGCCGAAGCCTGGTTCGTCAAGATCGCGTGCACCATTTTCGTTCGCTCTTCCTCGGTGGACCCTTTCCTGGGCTATTTCAGTAAGCACCTGACCCCTTCGCTCGTTTACGAGGTCGTGAATAAGCTGCACATTCCCAATTTGGGTTTCAAGTTCGTTGAATTCAGTAGACACGAGTTGCACATGAGTCACTCTTATTTGACGTATAATCTGCTCTTGAGGTCACTTTGTGGATCGAATCTTCACAGTGCCGCGAAATTGGTGTATGATTGGATGAGGTGTGACGGGCAGATTCCTGATAATTGGTTGCTAGGGTTTTTGGTTTCTTCGTACGCCGTTGTTGGTAGGTTAGATATTTCGAAGGAACTGCTTGCGGATGTTCAATGTAATTGTAATGTTGGAGTCAATGCTGCTGTGTACAATGACTTGTTCAACGTTATGATTAGGCAGAATAAGGTACTTGATGCGGTTTTTCTGTTTAGGGAGCTTATCAGGTTGCGGTATAAACCGGTAACCTACacaatcaatattttaatgCGAGGGTTGTGCAGGGCCGGGGAAATTAGCGAGGCTTTTAAGCTTCTTGAGGATATAAGGAGTTTTGGTTGTTTGCCAGATTTAATTACCTATAATACTCTTATTCATGGTTTGTGTCGGATTAGTGAGGTGGATAGAGCTAGAAGTTTGCTAAAGGAAATTTGTTTGAATGGGGAGTTTGACCCTGACGTTGTTAGTTACACGACGATAATAGGGGGTTATTGCAAGTTGGGTATGATGGGGGAGGGGACTTTGCTTTTTGATGAAATGATTAGATCTGGAGCTGTGCCTAATACGTTTACCTTTAACGCTCTTATTGATGGATTTGGGAAGTTGGGTGACATGGCCTCTGCACAAGCCTTGTGTGGGAAAATGCTTCTTAATGGCTGTCCACCTGATGTTGCTACTTTCACTTCTCTAATCAATGGGTATTTTCGAGTTGGGAAGGTGCACCAAGCAATGGACATGTGGCATAAAATGAACGACAAAAATATTTGTGCGAGTTTATATACATACTCTGTTCTTGTCAGTGGCCTTTGCAATAATAACAGACTACACGAAGCTCGGGACATTTTGGGACTGTTGAATGGTAAGGACATTGTTCCACAGCCATTTATCTATAATCCTGTTATTGATGGATATTGTAAATCCGGCAATGTTGACGAGGCTAATAAAGTTGTAGCAGAAATGGAAATGAATAGATGCAAGCCGGATAAGTTAACATATACCATTCTTATTATTGGGCATTGTATGAAAGGGAGAATGCTTGAAGCAATTAGTATCTTTGATAAGATGTTGGCTGTTGGTTGTGCCCCGGATGAAATCGCTGTAAATAATTTAAGATCCTGTCTTTTGAAGGTTGGAATGGCCCGTGAAGCTGCCCGTGTTAAGGAGGTTATTGGTCAGAACCTGCCCTGCAGTACTATATCGTTGAAGAAATCTTATAACAAAAGCACACATGCAGATGTTCCTGTTGCTGTTATTGAAGTGCTATTGCAAACCAGTGGTTAG
- the LOC108341304 gene encoding protein ALTERED PHOSPHATE STARVATION RESPONSE 1, giving the protein MGCNTSRLDRLPAVALCRDRYKFLDEALRQSYALADAHVAHMEALRTLGPALLCFFDGFDDSDETNVPNKETKASVAKSEPPPRSPSSLSSDSDDTHVHVLLHSESETEEAEKEEFQSFTHARYDYSPFSPPRSGGYFGSKPPSPPPPSGSAWDFLNFFEPYEKYHVPYIPSGGDADAAEKEKGKVVNRDVNKLKAENGEARKNKKNGDLKEKKVVLEKEEVVLVSEQCSDSVKVKSGKGFSEAVKEIQILFERASESGNPILELLDAGKLRYHRKFDLNPVSCKMMHVFTPSSPLGAKCMESPLLVRRMGSESEEVCSYGNLSSTLKKLCMWERKLYHEVKAEEKLRMLHQKKCKQLRRMKQKDADAQKIDSVQTFIGILATKMKISIQVVDKISITISKLRDEKLWPQINRFILTFLGMWRDMQECYKCQYQQIVEAKTLDASSLSRKHGSDHIDATMKLKSEIQKWNLSFLDWIQAQKSHVKALNGWLVRCLLYEPEEVPDDSTPFSPSKIGAPPVFVICNKWSRAVDNLSEKNVIEAVNGFMLRLNELLEKHILELQQKLTLDKELEKKVKMLDREEQKMHKVVRAREKQMVPVDREDFEALLRGDAVHHADIVDTTNLQSGLKQIFGAMERFTDTTARLYEELCQQIKQEDNVLEESNKSN; this is encoded by the exons ATGGGCTGCAACACCTCGAGGCTTGACCGGCTACCGGCAGTGGCGCTGTGCCGTGACCGTTACAAGTTCTTGGACGAAGCGCTCCGCCAAAGCTACGCACTCGCCGATGCTCACGTGGCGCACATGGAGGCACTCAGAACACTTGGACCCGCTCTCCTCTGTTTCTTCGACGGTTTCGACGATTCCGACGAAACGAATGTCCCAAATAAGGAAACAAAGGCTTCTGTCGCGAAATCTGAACCGCCGCCTCGTTCCCCTTCTTCCCTTAGTTCAGACTCAGATGATACGCATGTTCACGTCCTTTTGCATTCTGAATCGGAAACCGAAGAAGCTGAGAAAGAAGAGTTCCAATCGTTCACGCACGCTCGTTATGATTACtctccattttctcctcctcGTTCCGGCGGATACTTCGGCTCGAAgccgccgtcgccgccgccgcctAGCGGCTCGGCATGGGACTTCCTTAACTTCTTTGAGCCGTACGAGAAGTACCACGTACCGTACATTCCCAGCGGCGGTGACGCTGACGCCGCTGAGAAGGAAAAAGGGAAGGTTGTGAACCGTGACGTGAATAAATTGAAGGCAGAAAATGGAGAAGCGAGGAAGAATAAGAAGAATGGTGatttgaaggaaaagaaggtGGTTTTGGAGAAAGAGGAAGTGGTTTTAGTTTCAGAGCAGTGTAGTGACTCTGTGAAAGTGAAATCAGGGAAAGGTTTTTCCGAGGCGGTGAAAGAGATTCAGATTCTGTTTGAGAGAGCGTCGGAGTCAGGGAACCCGATTTTGGAATTGTTGGACGCTGGGAAACTTCGTTATCATCGAAAATTTGACCTCAATCCGG TTTCATGCAAGATGATGCATGTGTTTACTCCTTCAAGTCCTCTTGGAGCTAAATGCATGGAATCTCCATTGCTTGTACGGAGAATGGGATCTGAGAGTGAAGAAGTTTGTAGTTACGGAAATCTCTCTTCTACTCTGAAGAAACTATGTATGTGGGAGAGGAAGCTGTATCATGAAGTCAAA GCCGAGGAGAAATTGCGCATGCTTCATCAGAAGAAGTGTAAGCAGTTGAGACGAATGAAACAAAAGGATGCCGATGCACAGAAAATTGATTCTGTTCAAACTTTCATTGGGATTTTAgctacaaaaatgaaaatttctaTCCAAGTAGTTGACAAGATATCAATTACAATTAGTAAGTTGAGGGACGAGAAGTTGTGGCCGCAGATCAATCGATTTATTCTCAC GTTTCTAGGAATGTGGAGAGACATGCAAGAATGTTACAAGTGTCAATATCAACAAATTGTTGAAGCCAAAACTTTAGATGCCTCTTCTTTAAGCAGAAAGCATGGCAGTGATCATATTGATGCAACAATGAAGCTCAAATCTGAGATACAGAAATGGAACTTGAGCTTCTTAGATTGGATTCAAGCACAGAAGTCTCATGTGAAAGCGTTGAATGGTTGGCTCGTAAGATGTCTATTATATGAACCTGAAGAAGTACCCGATGACTCAACTCCCTTTTCACCCAGTAAGATTGGGGCACCGCCTGTGTTTGTCATCTGCAACAAATGGTCGAGGGCAGTAGATAATCTCTCAGAGAAGAATGTGATTGAAGCCGTAAATGGGTTTATGCTCAGATTGAATGAGCTCTTGGAAAAGCATATTTTGGAGCTCCAACAAAAACTAACATTGGACAAAGAATTagagaaaaaagtgaaaatgttgGACAGGGAGGAGCAAAAGATGCACAAAGTGGTGCGTGCTAGAGAGAAACAAATGGTTCCGGTTGATAGAGAAGATTTTGAAGCACTGTTACGAGGGGATGCTGTGCATCATGCTGATATTGTTGATACCACTAACCTACAATCAGGTTTGAAGCAGATCTTTGGTGCCATGGAGAGGTTCACTGACACCACTGCTCGCTTGTATGAAGAACTTTGCCAACAAATTAAGCAAGAGGACAATGTTTTGGAAGAATCCAACAAAAGTAACTAG
- the LOC108343018 gene encoding ATP-dependent zinc metalloprotease FTSH, chloroplastic, whose translation MAFATTALLSSNFLGRKVVVSPPTPKTRKPSTPLPFVFKRTIFNAHKPNSEKLNSASSQAALAALLFSSATLAATPHAVAADNVTPPPVIEAQQSQLNPSNATSSPFSTNLLTAPKPQASSDLPEGTNWRYSEFLNAVKKGKVERVRFSKDGSALQLTAVDGRRASVIVPNDPDLIDILAMNGVDISVAEAESPNGLFNIIGNLLFPFLAFAGLFFLFRRAQGGPGGPGGLGGPMDFGRNKSKFQEVPETGVTFGDVAGADQAKLELQEVVDFLKNPDKYTALGAKIPKGCLLVGPPGTGKTLLARAVAGEAGVPFFSCAASEFVELFVGVGASRVRDLFEKAKNKAPCIVFIDEIDAVGRQRGAGLGGGNDEREQTINQLLTEMDGFSGNSGVIVLAATNRPDVLDSALLRPGRFDRQVTVDRPDVAGRVKILQVHSRGKALAKDVDFEKIARRTPGFTGADLQNLMNEAAILAARRDLKEISKDEISDALERIIAGPEKKNAVVSDEKKKLVAYHEAGHALVGALMPEYDPVAKISIIPRGQAGGLTFFAPSEERLESGLYSRSYLENQMAVALGGRVAEEVIFGRENVTTGASNDFMQVSRVARQMVERFGFSKKIGQVAIGGPGGNPFLGQQMSTQKDYSMATADVVDAEVRELVERAYSRATNIVTTHIDILHKLAQLLIEKETVDGEEFMSLFIDGKAELYVA comes from the exons ATGGCCTTCGCCACCACCGCGTTGCTCTCTTCTAACTTCCTCGGAAGGAAGGTTGTGGTATCACCGCCAACCCCCAAAACAAGAAAACCATCCACTCCGTTACCGTTTGTTTTCAAGAGAACCATTTTTAACGCTCACAAACCCAATTCGGAAAAACTGAATTCCGCATCTTCACAAGCTGCTCTAGcggctcttctattttcctccgCCACTCTCGCCGCCACCCCACACGCCGTAGCCGCTGATAACGTCACCCCTCCACCCGTGATCGAAGCGCAACAGAGCCAATTAAACCCCTCCAACGCAACCTCCTCACCTTTCTCTACGAACCTTCTCACAGCACCCAAACCCCAAGCCTCTTCGGACCTCCCCGAAGGCACCAATTGGCGCTACAGCGAGTTCTTGAACGCCGTTAAGAAGGGTAAAGTCGAGCGAGTCAGGTTCAGCAAAGACGGTTCCGCCCTCCAACTAACCGCCGTTGACGGCCGTCGAGCCTCCGTTATCGTCCCCAATGACCCCGACCTCATCGACATCCTCGCCATGAACGGCGTCGACATTTCCGTCGCCGAAGCCGAATCGCCTAACGGCTTGTTCAACATCATTGGCAATTTGCTCTTCCCCTTTCTAGCATTCGCCGGGTTATTCTTCCTCTTCCGCAGAGCCCAAGGCGGCCCCGGGGGCCCCGGTGGGCTTGGAGGGCCAATGGACTTCGGGCGGAATAAGTCCAAGTTCCAAGAAGTCCCCGAAACCGGGGTTACCTTCGGTGACGTGGCGGGCGCAGACCAAGCTAAGCTTGAGCTGCAAGAGGTTGTTGATTTTTTGAAGAACCCTGATAAGTACACTGCGCTGGGTGCGAAGATTCCGAAGGGGTGTCTTCTGGTGGGGCCACCGGGAACCGGGAAGACGCTTCTAGCTAGGGCTGTGGCGGGGGAAGCGGGAGTGCCGTTTTTCTCGTGCGCGGCTTCGGAATTCGTGGAGCTGTTTGTGGGGGTTGGTGCGTCGAGGGTGAGGGATTTGTTTGAGAAGGCGAAGAATAAGGCGCCGTGCATTGTTTTCATTGATGAGATTGACGCCGTGGGGAGGCAGAGAGGGGCGGGGCTTGGAGGTGGCAACGATGAGAGGGAACAGACCATTAACCAGCTTCTGACGGAGATGGATGGGTTTTCTGGTAATTCTGGAGTTATTGTTTTGGCTGCAACTAACAGACCTGATGTTCTTGATTCTGCATTGTTAAGGCCTGGCCGGTTCGATAGGCAAGTTACTGTAGATAGACCTGATGTTGCTGGCAGAGTTAAGATCCTTCAG GTTCATTCAAGAGGAAAGGCGCTTGCAAAGGATGTTGACTTTGAAAAAATTGCAAGGAGAACACCGGGGTTCACTGGGGCTGATCTGCAGAATTTGATGAATGAAGCAGCTATTCTTGCAGCCAGGCGTGACCTCAAGGAAATCAGTAAAGATGAGATATCTGATGCACTTGAAAGGATCATAGCCGGACCTGAAAAGAAAAACGCCGTGGTCTCAGATGAGAAGAAGAAATTAGTAGCATATCACG AGGCTGGCCATGCTTTGGTTGGTGCTTTAATGCCTGAATATGACCCCGTAGCCAAGATATCAATTATTCCTCGTGGCCAAGCTGGTGGCCTCACATTCTTTGCTCCCAGTGAAGAGAGGCTCGAGTCTGGATTGTACAGCAGAAGCTACTTGGAAAATCAGATGGCTGTTGCTCTGGGTGGAAG GGTCGCTGAAGAGGTTATTTTTGGCCGGGAAAATGTCACCACCGGAGCATCAAACGACTTCATGCAAGTTTCTCGAGTGGCAAGGCAGATGGTTGAGAGATTTGGGTTCAGCAAAAAGATTGGACAGGTTGCTATTGGTGGTCCTGGAGGAAATCCATTCTTGGGTCAACAG ATGTCAACGCAAAAGGATTACTCCATGGCAACTGCCGATGTAGTGGATGCGGAAGTAAGGGAACTGGTAGAGAGAGCATATTCTAGGGCAACAAATATCGTCACAACTCACATTGACATCCTTCACAAGCTTGCTCAACTTCTCATAGAAAAAGAAACTGTTGATGGTGAAGAGTTCATGAGTCTATTCATTGACGGAAAGGCCGAATTATATGTTGCATAA
- the LOC108341309 gene encoding uncharacterized protein LOC108341309 produces the protein MLKSPRKFVAVTKWVCEINWRLTGLIIPFVLFIIFFSLHYSTTSNGFNAFYPVEFFLRLPCSGESDHVLNKEELLRSKIAVCLVGGARRFELTGPSIIENILKEYPNSDLFLHSPLDSDTFKFSLLKSAPNVAGVRIFHPQPLPENESYVRVLTAHNSPNGIQGLLQYFNLVEGCLTMIRSHQQKNNFTYDWVVRTRVDGYWNAPLGPQNFVPGKYLVPPGSSYGGLNDRLGIGDLTTSTVALSRLSLIPQLDSAGFNNLNSEAAFKAQLTTQNVTHVAKRLPFCVVSDRRYDFPPGQFGVPVAALSSPGPLSGAKCRPCTAVCQGLCVETVMESVEKGWSWTEWENGVLELCDAREGWESGWEKIFDGVAGKKLARAKKRIQFMKMGECVEDFQKLRKRSTHWSAPPEDEICTFGLTPH, from the exons ATGTTAAAGAGCCCCAGAAAGTTTGTTGCCGTTACTAAATGGGTCTGTGAGATTAATTGGCGTTTAACCGGGTTGATCATCCCTTTCGTTTTATTCAttatcttcttctctctccATTATTCCACCACTTCAAACGGTTTTAACGCTTTCTATCCCGTTGAGTTTTTTCTCCGGCTCCCTTGTTCCGGCGAGAGCGACCATGTTTTGAATAAGGAGGAGTTGTTGCGGTCGAAAATTGCGGTGTGTTTGGTTGGTGGCGCTAGGAGGTTCGAACTCACCGGACCCTCCATAATTGAAAATATCCTCAAAGAGTATCCCAATTCGGATCTTTTTCTTCACAGTCCGTTGGATTCGGACACGTTCAAGTTCTCGCTATTGAAGTCTGCGCCAAATGTTGCCGGCGTTCGAATCTTCCACCCTCAGCCGTTGCCGGAGAACGAGTCTTATGTTCGAGTCCTCACCGCGCACAACTCGCCCAACGGCATCCAG GGGCTTCTTCAGTACTTTAACCTCGTGGAGGGCTGCTTAACAATGATAAGATCACACCAACAGAAGAACAACTTCACGTACGACTGGGTAGTTCGAACACGTGTAGACGGGTACTGGAACGCACCGTTGGGCCCACAAAACTTTGTTCCCGGGAAGTACCTGGTCCCACCGGGCTCCTCGTACGGCGGACTTAACGACCGTTTAGGAATCGGCGACCTCACTACCTCCACGGTCGCACTGTCGCGTCTCTCGTTAATTCCGCAACTCGATTCCGCGGGCTTCAACAACCTCAACTCGGAGGCAGCCTTCAAGGCCCAACTCACCACACAGAATGTGACCCACGTCGCCAAACGACTCCCCTTCTGCGTCGTTTCTGACCGCCGCTACGATTTCCCCCCGGGACAGTTCGGCGTGCCGGTGGCGGCGTTGTCGAGCCCCGGGCCGCTCAGCGGCGCAAAGTGCAGGCCGTGCACGGCGGTGTGCCAGGGTCTGTGCGTGGAGACCGTGATGGAGTCGGTGGAGAAGGGGTGGAGTTGGACGGAGTGGGAGAACGGCGTGCTTGAGCTATGCGACGCTCGCGAAGGATGGGAAAGTGGTTGGGAGAAGATTTTCGATGGGGTCGCCGGGAAGAAACTTGCGCGTGCTAAGAAGCGAATCCAGTTTATGAAAATGGGAGAATGCGTTGAGGATTTTCAGAAGCTGAGAAAACGCAGTACGCATTGGAGTGCGCCTCCGGAGGATGAGATTTGTACATTTGGTTTGACTCCACACTGA